In Candidatus Polarisedimenticolaceae bacterium, a genomic segment contains:
- a CDS encoding HEAT repeat domain-containing protein has translation MSDCPRFESIAELRAHAASCEHCRGLLAIHDALTEAAARMPEPDEDELDLRQVRVLRQLSRRRTGRPLRFAAIAAGIVLPFVIGLLVGRSSDRPSSRLMDSLRAEAASNRELADVEDSPFTYSNVSFRRLPDDRVALDFDVTTHLATVDSIRSPLAREVVAQSLLNPSSVGERLKAMSFAAGGLDPTIEKAVIFALRRDENVAVRLAALTVLASRLDEEGVRSALMDALKDDPSVQVRLAALESLASRPVDRRQIREAIRTRPAPGNEALMVRLAELEKKL, from the coding sequence ATGAGCGACTGTCCCCGTTTCGAATCCATCGCCGAATTGCGCGCGCACGCCGCGTCGTGCGAACACTGCCGAGGATTACTGGCGATTCACGATGCGCTCACCGAAGCGGCGGCGCGCATGCCCGAGCCCGACGAAGACGAGCTCGACCTTCGTCAAGTCCGCGTCCTGAGGCAGCTCTCGCGCCGTCGCACCGGCCGTCCTCTTCGGTTCGCCGCGATCGCGGCGGGCATCGTCCTGCCGTTCGTCATCGGGCTCCTCGTCGGCCGGTCGAGCGATCGCCCCTCGTCGCGCCTCATGGATTCGCTCCGCGCCGAGGCGGCGTCGAACCGGGAGCTCGCGGACGTCGAGGACTCGCCGTTCACCTACTCGAACGTGTCCTTCCGGCGACTCCCGGACGATCGCGTCGCGCTCGACTTCGACGTCACGACCCACCTCGCGACCGTCGATTCGATCCGCTCGCCGCTCGCCCGCGAGGTCGTCGCGCAATCGCTCCTGAACCCGTCGAGCGTGGGCGAGCGCCTGAAAGCGATGTCGTTCGCCGCCGGCGGCCTCGATCCGACGATCGAGAAAGCGGTGATCTTCGCCCTGCGGCGAGACGAGAACGTCGCGGTGCGCCTCGCCGCGCTCACCGTCCTCGCCTCGCGCCTCGACGAGGAAGGGGTGCGATCCGCGCTGATGGACGCTCTCAAGGACGACCCGTCGGTGCAGGTCCGCCTCGCGGCGCTCGAGTCGCTCGCGTCGCGTCCCGTCGATCGCCGGCAGATCCGCGAGGCGATCCGCACGCGACCGGCGCCGGGGAACGAAGCGCTCATGGTCCGGCTCGCCGAGCTCGAGAAGAAACTTTGA
- a CDS encoding alpha/beta family hydrolase, with protein MARAIESGEIAGLLEAPRSASHLLVFAHGAGAGMRHAWMEAAAASLGEHGIASLRYEFPYMQRKSRRPDPPPLLQATVRAAVKAAAAAAPDLPLLAGGKSMGGRMTSQAAATEPLAGVKGLVFFGFPLHPAGKPSITRAAHLSRVTVPMLFLQGTRDTLADLELLRPVLAEIPLATLKVFEGADHMFHLLKSAGRSDADLLAEMSRTVAEWASGLQ; from the coding sequence ATGGCACGCGCGATCGAGTCCGGCGAGATCGCGGGGCTGCTCGAGGCCCCGCGATCCGCTTCCCACCTTCTCGTGTTCGCTCACGGCGCCGGAGCGGGGATGCGGCACGCGTGGATGGAGGCGGCGGCCGCTTCCCTCGGCGAGCACGGGATCGCTTCCTTGCGCTACGAGTTCCCCTACATGCAACGGAAGTCGCGGCGGCCCGACCCGCCGCCGTTGCTCCAGGCGACCGTGCGGGCCGCAGTAAAGGCCGCTGCGGCGGCGGCGCCGGATCTGCCGCTCCTCGCCGGTGGCAAATCGATGGGCGGGCGGATGACGTCGCAGGCGGCGGCGACGGAGCCGCTCGCCGGCGTGAAGGGGCTCGTCTTCTTCGGCTTTCCGCTCCATCCGGCCGGAAAGCCGTCGATCACGCGCGCCGCGCACCTGTCGCGGGTCACGGTGCCGATGCTCTTCCTCCAGGGAACGCGCGACACGCTGGCCGACCTCGAGCTTCTGCGCCCGGTGCTCGCGGAGATACCCCTCGCCACGTTGAAAGTGTTCGAGGGAGCCGATCACATGTTCCATCTCCTCAAGTCGGCGGGCCGCTCCGACGCCGATCTACTCGCCGAGATGTCGCGAACGGTTGCGGAGTGGGCGAGCGGTCTTCAGTGA
- a CDS encoding tetratricopeptide repeat protein, whose product MGFLTHLFYPYGMFLQIAAVAHFFWRRRASMMWLWIIFIGGFVGAAAYLIVEVFSEADILRVAARRRDRKTRISAVEAQIVDNPSVANLEELGELYWDEKEYAKARETFDRAIKTRSDSARTFYFRGRSALELGDAAAAVPDLEMAFKSEPTLDFYRGGMYLARAYDAVGRGADAERVFSATMERTSTPEMLFQYAAFLKDRNRPDEAREWLTRLDDTKRTAPRFVLRTERAWFSKGKALQKQLSALP is encoded by the coding sequence ATGGGGTTCCTCACGCACCTCTTCTACCCCTATGGGATGTTCCTCCAGATCGCCGCCGTGGCGCACTTCTTCTGGCGCCGCCGCGCCAGCATGATGTGGCTGTGGATCATCTTCATTGGTGGGTTCGTCGGGGCCGCCGCTTATCTCATCGTCGAGGTCTTCTCGGAGGCGGACATCCTCCGCGTGGCCGCGAGGCGCCGGGACCGCAAGACGCGCATCTCCGCCGTCGAGGCGCAGATCGTCGACAATCCGTCGGTCGCCAATCTCGAGGAGCTGGGCGAGCTCTACTGGGACGAGAAGGAATACGCGAAGGCGCGCGAGACGTTCGACCGGGCGATCAAGACCCGGAGCGACTCGGCACGGACGTTCTACTTCCGCGGCCGCTCGGCGCTCGAGCTGGGCGATGCCGCGGCGGCCGTTCCCGATCTCGAGATGGCGTTCAAGTCGGAGCCGACCTTGGACTTCTACCGCGGCGGCATGTACCTGGCGCGCGCCTACGACGCCGTCGGCCGGGGCGCCGATGCCGAGCGCGTCTTCTCGGCGACCATGGAGCGCACGAGCACTCCGGAGATGCTGTTCCAGTACGCCGCGTTCCTGAAGGACCGGAACCGGCCCGACGAAGCGCGCGAATGGCTGACCCGTCTCGACGACACAAAGCGGACGGCTCCGCGCTTCGTGCTACGGACCGAGCGGGCGTGGTTCAGTAAAGGGAAGGCGCTGCAAAAACAGCTCTCGGCTTTGCCATGA
- a CDS encoding RNA polymerase sigma factor, translating into MELFEPTDDELIAAIRSGSDLAFDRLMRRYRRLVYRVAYGYVGDPDDALDVVQETFLKVYSRLSSFRGEGTLKSWIVRIAANEAMNRKRSSARLETTELDESSGYARHPGERLVAGRALTRSLAALGAKHRLAIVLRYYGERSTREIAAALECSEGTARNVLFRGLAKLRTLMNASEESLR; encoded by the coding sequence TTGGAACTGTTCGAACCGACGGATGACGAGCTGATCGCGGCGATCCGGTCGGGGTCGGATCTGGCCTTCGACCGGCTCATGCGGCGATACCGCCGCCTCGTCTACCGCGTCGCCTACGGGTACGTGGGCGACCCGGACGATGCGCTCGACGTCGTCCAGGAGACTTTCCTGAAGGTTTACTCGCGCCTGTCGAGCTTCCGCGGGGAAGGCACGCTGAAGAGCTGGATCGTGCGGATCGCGGCGAACGAGGCGATGAACCGGAAGAGGTCCTCCGCACGCCTGGAGACGACCGAGCTCGACGAGTCGAGCGGTTACGCGCGTCATCCCGGCGAGCGCCTGGTCGCGGGGCGCGCGCTCACCCGCTCGCTCGCCGCGCTCGGCGCCAAGCACCGGCTCGCCATCGTTCTTCGTTACTACGGAGAGCGCTCCACGCGCGAGATCGCGGCGGCGCTCGAATGCAGCGAGGGGACCGCAAGGAACGTCCTGTTCCGCGGCCTCGCGAAGCTGCGCACATTGATGAACGCGTCCGAGGAGTCACTCCGATGA
- a CDS encoding ABC transporter ATP-binding protein: protein MIDIDRLSKRYGALNAVDGLSLRVERGEILGLVGPNGAGKTTTLRCASGIIPPTAGSIRIAGFDLEKDPVEAKRRTAFVPDEPRLFDYLTARDHLRITSRLYGVADGAARAETLLDELELGDRKDAYPSELSRGMKQKLMVAMALLHRPEALLLDEPLTGLDPVAIRRMKDRIRETARSGVAVILSSHMLHLVEELCRRVVIVVGGKKALDGTLDEIRGALPEGARGDLESIFLKTVGEDEDLPA from the coding sequence ATGATCGACATCGACCGACTCTCGAAGCGTTATGGCGCGCTGAACGCCGTCGACGGTCTCTCGCTCCGCGTCGAGCGCGGCGAGATCCTCGGTCTCGTCGGGCCGAACGGCGCCGGCAAGACGACGACGCTCCGGTGCGCCTCCGGCATTATCCCGCCGACCGCGGGGTCGATCCGCATCGCCGGGTTCGATCTCGAGAAGGATCCCGTCGAAGCGAAGCGCCGTACGGCCTTCGTTCCCGACGAGCCGCGTCTCTTCGATTACCTGACCGCGCGCGACCATCTCCGGATCACCTCCCGCCTCTACGGCGTGGCGGACGGCGCGGCCCGCGCCGAGACGCTGCTCGACGAGCTCGAGCTGGGCGATCGCAAGGACGCCTATCCCTCCGAGCTGTCGCGCGGCATGAAGCAGAAGCTCATGGTCGCGATGGCGCTCCTCCACCGCCCGGAGGCGCTCCTGCTCGACGAGCCGCTCACCGGCCTCGACCCCGTGGCGATCCGGCGGATGAAGGACCGCATCCGCGAGACGGCACGAAGCGGAGTCGCCGTGATCCTCTCGTCGCACATGCTCCACCTCGTCGAGGAGCTGTGCCGCCGCGTCGTCATCGTCGTCGGCGGAAAGAAGGCCCTCGACGGTACGCTCGACGAGATCCGCGGCGCGCTTCCCGAAGGGGCGCGCGGTGATCTCGAGTCGATCTTCCTCAAGACCGTCGGCGAGGACGAGGACCTTCCCGCGTGA